The following proteins are encoded in a genomic region of Alistipes shahii WAL 8301:
- a CDS encoding AMP-binding protein produces MLQENLLKIYETSFRENREMSALTDYFKGETFSYYEMAKEIAKIHLLFKKAGIKQGDKIALIGRNNPRWCITYMGTITYGAVIVPILQDFTPADIIHIINHSESRLLFLGDNFWDVIEEDQIKQIEAVFSLTDFHAIYERDGKSLTKFQRDIVKNYRTKYPRGFSVNDIKYPEIPNDQVVLLNYTSGTTGYSKGVMLTVNNLTSNVMFAATTINTQTGQRYFQKGGRTLSFLPLAHAYGCAFDFLAPLAVGGHITLLGKIPAAKILLEAMAVVKPTIICCVPMILEKVYRKQVLPMLEKGPMSIAMKIPLLNSAIYSVIRKKLMDAFGGNVGIFIVGGAPMNQETESFLMKIKFPITIGYGMTECAPLISFTPDNEFKAGSCGRFLKGLLEVRIDSEDPQRVAGEILVRGEHVMKGYYKNDKDTHKVLDEEGWLHTGDMATMDPDGTLYIRGRSKTMILSGNGQNIYPEEIEDKLNNMYLVLESLVLDAGNGKIKALVVPDYEQAEAEGVDKADLPQIMQNNLQELNAQLAAYERISGIALYPNEFEKTPKRSIKRYLYEPSLLNK; encoded by the coding sequence GAAATGGCCAAGGAGATTGCGAAAATCCACCTGCTTTTCAAGAAAGCCGGGATCAAGCAAGGCGACAAAATCGCACTCATCGGCCGCAACAACCCACGCTGGTGCATCACCTACATGGGAACCATCACCTACGGAGCAGTGATCGTGCCGATCCTTCAGGATTTCACCCCTGCGGACATCATCCATATCATCAACCACTCGGAAAGCCGCCTGCTGTTCCTGGGCGACAACTTCTGGGACGTGATCGAGGAGGACCAGATCAAGCAGATCGAAGCCGTATTCTCGCTCACGGACTTCCACGCGATCTACGAGCGCGACGGCAAGTCGCTCACCAAGTTCCAGCGCGACATCGTGAAGAACTACCGCACCAAGTATCCGCGCGGATTCAGCGTCAACGACATCAAATATCCCGAAATACCCAACGACCAGGTCGTCCTGCTCAACTACACCTCGGGAACGACCGGCTACTCGAAGGGCGTGATGCTCACGGTGAACAACCTCACGAGCAACGTGATGTTCGCCGCAACGACAATCAACACCCAGACCGGACAGCGGTACTTCCAGAAAGGAGGCCGCACGCTGTCGTTCCTGCCGCTGGCCCACGCCTACGGCTGCGCGTTCGACTTCCTCGCGCCGCTGGCCGTCGGCGGACACATCACCCTGCTGGGCAAGATTCCGGCGGCGAAAATCCTGCTGGAAGCGATGGCCGTCGTGAAACCCACGATCATCTGCTGCGTGCCGATGATCCTCGAAAAAGTCTACCGCAAGCAGGTGCTCCCGATGCTGGAGAAAGGCCCCATGTCGATTGCCATGAAGATTCCGCTGCTCAATTCGGCCATCTACTCGGTGATCCGCAAGAAACTGATGGACGCCTTCGGCGGCAACGTCGGAATCTTCATCGTCGGCGGCGCGCCGATGAACCAGGAGACCGAATCGTTCCTGATGAAGATCAAGTTCCCGATCACGATCGGCTACGGCATGACCGAATGCGCCCCGCTGATCAGCTTCACCCCCGACAACGAGTTCAAGGCCGGTTCGTGCGGCCGGTTCCTGAAAGGACTGCTCGAAGTGAGGATCGACTCGGAAGACCCGCAGCGCGTGGCCGGCGAAATCCTCGTCCGCGGCGAGCACGTTATGAAGGGATACTACAAAAACGACAAGGACACCCACAAGGTCCTCGACGAGGAGGGATGGCTCCATACGGGCGACATGGCCACGATGGACCCCGACGGCACGCTCTACATCCGCGGCCGTTCGAAAACCATGATCCTCTCGGGCAACGGCCAGAACATCTATCCCGAGGAGATCGAGGACAAGCTCAACAACATGTACCTCGTGCTCGAATCGCTGGTGCTCGACGCCGGAAACGGCAAGATCAAGGCCCTCGTGGTCCCCGACTACGAACAGGCCGAGGCCGAGGGCGTGGACAAGGCCGACCTGCCGCAGATCATGCAGAACAACCTTCAGGAACTCAACGCGCAGCTGGCCGCCTACGAGCGGATCTCGGGCATCGCACTCTACCCCAACGAGTTCGAAAAAACCCCGAAACGAAGCATCAAACGCTATCTATACGAACCCTCGCTGTTGAACAAATAA